A window of Cupriavidus taiwanensis genomic DNA:
ATGGACTTGATGACCGTCCACCCGTCCATACCTGGCAGCATGACGTCCAGGATGATGACGTCGTAGTCGGTCTCTTCCGCCATGTGGAGCCCATCGCCACCATTGTTCGCGATGTCGACCACGAAACCCGACTCCGACAATCCCTTCTGCAAATACTCCGCAGTACGCGGTTCGTCTTCTACAACAAGTACCCGCACCTTAGTTTCCTCCTGCAGCAAGCGACTTCGATCCGACCAGTGCTGGCGATGCATTGAAATGCTGAGCTGCATCCGCTTGTTCGCATGGTGCCAGTTCGAACTGAATGGTCACGTGCGTGATATCGAATTTGTCAGCCAGCATCTGCTTCAATTCCGGTAGCACTTCCATTTCCGGGTTGACGGCCGTGTCATTCACGACATGAACCGTCAAGCTCGCCTTGCCGCTGGTAAGTGCCCAGATGTGGAGGTCATGGAAGCTTTTTACCCCGGGCGTCGCCAGAATTTGCTTCTCAACCTCTGCCAGATCCACGTCATCGGGTACGCCTTCGAGCAGCACATTCAGGCTCGACTTCAGCAGGATCCAAGTGCGAGGCAGTACCCAGAGGCCGATCAGCACCGCAATGGCGGAGTCGACCCACGCCCAGCCCGTGAAGCGGATGATGATCGCATCGGCGATGACGCCAACCGACCCGAGCAGATCGCTCCAGACTTCCAGATAAGCACCCTTCACGTTCAGGCTGCTGCTTTGCCCGGAGGACAGCATGCGCATGCTGATGAGATTGATGATCAGGCCCAGCACAGCCACGACGAACATGCCGGTTGACTCAATCTGAGGTGGCGATTTCAGCCGCAGGTAGGCTTCGTACAGGATGTAGATAGCCACACCGAACAGCAGCAATGCGTTAAAGGCCGCGGCAAGAATCTCAAAACGGTAGTAGCCAAATGTCCGCTTCTTGTCCGCGGGTCGCTTGGCGATCGCAATAGCAGCCAGTGCGATGGCCAGTGCGACGGTGTCCGTGAGCATGTGCGCGGCGTCGGAGATCAACGCCAGGCTCTTCGTCATGACACCACCGACCACTTCGGCAATCAGGAACGTACCGGTCAGCGCAAGGGCGATCTTGAGCGATCGCTCGTTGCCACCGGGATGGTCGTGTGAGTGACCTGCGCCCATAGAAACTCCTATAAAAATTGGGCGGTACGATGACCGCCCAAGGATTTACGTCATGCAGGCTGGCGGCCTTGATCCGGTTGATGCGTCTGAGTGACTGGCTCGCGAGTATCTTCCGCGTCCTCATCCTTGCGGTGAGCAAGTCGATAGAGCACCGGCAACACCAGTAGGGTCAGCGCCGTGGACGACAAGATGCCACCGATTACCACCGTTGCGAGGGGACGTTGCACCTCAGCGCCCGTACCGGTGGCGATGGCCATCGGCACGAAACCCAGGGATGCCACCAGGGCCGTCATCAGCACCGGACGCAGTCGCGTCAGGGCGCCAACTCGGACCGCGCTGTCGAGGGAATGCCCTTCTTCGCGCAGCGATCGGATAAACGACAGCATCACCAGACCATTGAGCACCGCCACCCCGCACAGCGCGATGAAGCCCACCGCTGCAGTAATGGACATCGGAATGCCGCGTATCCACAGGGCAAGAATCCCGCCAGTCAGCGCAAAGGGAATGCCCGTGAAGACTAGCAAGCCATCCTTGATGTTGTTGAACATCGCAAACAACAGTACGAAGACCAGCAACAGCGCCACCGGCACTACCACCTGCAGGCGGGTGGTGGCGGACTGCAGTTGCTCAAAGGTGCCACCCCATGTCATCCAGTAGCCAGCCGGGATCTTGACCTGGCTTTGGATAGCCGCTTCCGCCTCGGGCACGAATGAACCAATATCACGTCCACGAACGTTGGCACTGATCACGATGCGGCGCTTGCCGTTCTCGCGCGAGATCTGGTTCGGGCCGGGCGCCATTTCCAGCGTCGCCACCTCGCTCAATGGGATAAACGTCGTTCTCGCGTCCACTCCTTTTGGCAACGGAATCGGCAATCGGCGCAGAGCCTCGACCTCGCCGCGCACAGCTTCGGGCAGGCGGACCACGATATCGAAACGACGATCGCCCTGGAAGAAGGTTCCGGAATCACGGCCTCCGACGCCCGTTGCCACCGCGTCTTGCACGTCGCTCATGTTAAGCCCGTATCGCGCCGCCTTCTCCCGATCGATCTTGACCGTCAGCATCGGCAAGCCGGTGGTCTGTTCTACCTTCACCTCCTGCGCGCCGGGGATGCCCTGCAGCACGGCCGATACCTTCTTCGCCGTCTCGCTGAGCACGTTGTTGTCATCGCCGAAGATCTTGACTGCGACGTCCGAGCGGACCCCGGAGATCAGCTCGTTGAACCGCAGCTGGATCGGTTGGGAGAACTCGTAGTTGTTCCCGGGGATCTTGCCGGCTTCCTCCTGGATGGCGGACAGCAGTTCGGCATGTGTTTTCTTCGGCTCTGGCCAATCCTTCTCAGGCTTGAGCATGATGTAGCCATCCGAAATATTCGGCGGCATCGGATCGGATGCAATCTCCGCCGTACCTGTCCGCGCAAACACGCGCTCGATTTCGGGGAATTTTGCCTTGAGGGTCGTCTCGATCGTCTTCTGCATCTCCACGGACTGCGACAGGCTCGTGCCAGGAATGCGCAGCGCCTGGATGGCAATGTCGCCTTCGTTCAGATTGGGGATGAACTCGCTGCCCAGGCGGGCCGCAATGGCCACGCACAGAACAATTGACACCGCGGCAAACGTCAATACAACGGCCGTGTTCGCGAGCGACTTTTCCAGCAGCGGCTCGTAGCGACGCTTCGCCCAGAGCATGAGACGATTTTCTTTCTCGGCCACCCGTTCGCCGATGAACAAGGCGACCGCAGCCGGAACGAACGTCACGGACAGAATCATCGCGCCCAGCAGCGCCAGGACGACCGTGAACGCCATCGGGTGGAACATCTTGCCTTCCACCCCCGTCAGCGCAAAGATCGGCAGGTAGACGATCATAATGATGAGCTGACCGAAGATCAGTGGGCGACGCGCCTCCTTCGCTGCGGCAAACACCTCATGGAACCGCTCGGAGCGCGTCAATGGCCGGCCATGGTGTTCCTGCGCATGCGCCAGTCGCCTCACACAGTTTTCGACAATCACCACCGCGCCATCGATGATGATGCCGAAGTCGAGCGCGCCCAAGCTCATCAGGTTCGCACTGATCTTGTAGTTCACCATCCCCGTGAAGGTGAACAACATCGCCAGCGGAATGATCGTCGCGGTAATCAGCGCCGCGCGGATGTTACCCAGGAAAAGGAACAGAATTACGATGACGAGCACCGCGCCTTCAAGAAGGTTCTTCTTGACGGTCGCAATGGCCTTGTCGACCAGACGTGTCCGGTCGTATACCGTTACGATCTTCACACCTTCCGGCATCGTACGGTTAATGGAAGCGACCTTTTCATCGACCGCTTTTGACACAGCCCGGCTGTTTTCGCCGATGAGCATGAATACCGTGCCCAGCACAACTTCCTTGCCATTCTCGGTTGCCGCACCGGTACGCAGTTCCTTGCCAATCTCCACATCCCCGATGTCGCGAATGCGGATCGGCTGCCCCTGCGCTGTACCGACAATAATGTTGCGGATGTCGTCTTCGGACGCAACCTGACCCGGCGCACGAACCAGATACTGCTCGCCCCTACGCTCGATGTAGCCCGCACCCACGTTGTCGTTGTTCTTGTTCAGCGCATTGACGACGTCGGTCAGCGTCAGCCCGTACGACGCTAGCCGTTCAAGACTCGGCGCGACCAGGTACTGCTTGTTGAAACCACCGATAGTATTGATCTCGGTGACACCGGGCACGTTACGCAGTTGCGGCCGTACCACCCAATCCTGGATTTCGCGCAAATCTGTCGGCGTATAGGCAGTCCCGTCAGCTTTGCGAGCACCCTCTTCGGCTTCAACGGTCCATAGATAGATCTCCCCGAGGCCGGTCGAAATAGGCCCCATCGCCGGCACAACGCCTTCAGGCAGATTGTCCTTGGCTTCCTGGATGCGCTGGTTGACGAGTTGGCGCGCGAAATAGACGTCCGTGCCATCCTTGAAGATGACCGTCACCTGCGACAAGCCATAGCGGGACAGGGAACGCGTCTGTTCGAGTCCCGGCAGGCCGGCCATCACGACCTCGATCGGATACGTAACACGCTGTTCGGTTTCGAGCGGTGAATAGCCTGGTG
This region includes:
- a CDS encoding cation diffusion facilitator family transporter encodes the protein MGAGHSHDHPGGNERSLKIALALTGTFLIAEVVGGVMTKSLALISDAAHMLTDTVALAIALAAIAIAKRPADKKRTFGYYRFEILAAAFNALLLFGVAIYILYEAYLRLKSPPQIESTGMFVVAVLGLIINLISMRMLSSGQSSSLNVKGAYLEVWSDLLGSVGVIADAIIIRFTGWAWVDSAIAVLIGLWVLPRTWILLKSSLNVLLEGVPDDVDLAEVEKQILATPGVKSFHDLHIWALTSGKASLTVHVVNDTAVNPEMEVLPELKQMLADKFDITHVTIQFELAPCEQADAAQHFNASPALVGSKSLAAGGN
- the czcA gene encoding heavy metal efflux RND transporter CzcA: MFERIISFAIQQRWLVLLAVFGMAGLGIFSYNRLPIDAVPDITNVQVQVNTSAPGYSPLETEQRVTYPIEVVMAGLPGLEQTRSLSRYGLSQVTVIFKDGTDVYFARQLVNQRIQEAKDNLPEGVVPAMGPISTGLGEIYLWTVEAEEGARKADGTAYTPTDLREIQDWVVRPQLRNVPGVTEINTIGGFNKQYLVAPSLERLASYGLTLTDVVNALNKNNDNVGAGYIERRGEQYLVRAPGQVASEDDIRNIIVGTAQGQPIRIRDIGDVEIGKELRTGAATENGKEVVLGTVFMLIGENSRAVSKAVDEKVASINRTMPEGVKIVTVYDRTRLVDKAIATVKKNLLEGAVLVIVILFLFLGNIRAALITATIIPLAMLFTFTGMVNYKISANLMSLGALDFGIIIDGAVVIVENCVRRLAHAQEHHGRPLTRSERFHEVFAAAKEARRPLIFGQLIIMIVYLPIFALTGVEGKMFHPMAFTVVLALLGAMILSVTFVPAAVALFIGERVAEKENRLMLWAKRRYEPLLEKSLANTAVVLTFAAVSIVLCVAIAARLGSEFIPNLNEGDIAIQALRIPGTSLSQSVEMQKTIETTLKAKFPEIERVFARTGTAEIASDPMPPNISDGYIMLKPEKDWPEPKKTHAELLSAIQEEAGKIPGNNYEFSQPIQLRFNELISGVRSDVAVKIFGDDNNVLSETAKKVSAVLQGIPGAQEVKVEQTTGLPMLTVKIDREKAARYGLNMSDVQDAVATGVGGRDSGTFFQGDRRFDIVVRLPEAVRGEVEALRRLPIPLPKGVDARTTFIPLSEVATLEMAPGPNQISRENGKRRIVISANVRGRDIGSFVPEAEAAIQSQVKIPAGYWMTWGGTFEQLQSATTRLQVVVPVALLLVFVLLFAMFNNIKDGLLVFTGIPFALTGGILALWIRGIPMSITAAVGFIALCGVAVLNGLVMLSFIRSLREEGHSLDSAVRVGALTRLRPVLMTALVASLGFVPMAIATGTGAEVQRPLATVVIGGILSSTALTLLVLPVLYRLAHRKDEDAEDTREPVTQTHQPDQGRQPA